One genomic region from Streptomyces sp. NBC_01304 encodes:
- a CDS encoding SCO4402 family protein encodes MTVQSSEKSSRRGRRSSTMGGMPLNDMPWWRWRSNVRSALHMLSDPDFQRDVWLAGADGYGDVTDAVYRLVEDTWLDNWSAEKYVGTIFRDSQEAALVDTAVLRVLRIMHQVGPDAPVSAYMEHHAWLEAVRAARDAHVRLAVSDGDDPDAEPKTLEVLRILTRAA; translated from the coding sequence ATAACCGTGCAAAGCTCGGAGAAGTCTTCCCGTCGCGGCCGTCGCTCCTCCACCATGGGCGGCATGCCTCTGAACGACATGCCTTGGTGGCGCTGGCGCAGCAACGTGCGCTCGGCGCTGCACATGCTCTCCGACCCCGACTTCCAGCGGGACGTCTGGCTGGCAGGTGCGGACGGGTACGGGGACGTCACCGACGCGGTCTACCGCCTCGTCGAGGACACCTGGCTGGACAACTGGTCGGCCGAGAAATACGTCGGCACGATCTTCCGCGACTCGCAGGAAGCTGCGCTGGTCGACACCGCCGTCCTGCGCGTCCTGCGGATCATGCACCAGGTGGGCCCGGACGCTCCCGTCTCCGCGTACATGGAGCATCACGCCTGGCTGGAGGCCGTTCGTGCGGCCCGGGACGCGCATGTGCGGCTCGCGGTGAGCGACGGTGACGACCCGGACGCGGAGCCGAAGACCCTCGAGGTGCTGCGGATCCTCACGCGGGCGGCCTGA
- the purU gene encoding formyltetrahydrofolate deformylase, translated as MNAAPVSAAEQYVLTLSCPDKQGIVHAVSSYLFMTGCNIEDSQQFGDHDTGLFFMRVHFSAESPVTVEKLRASFAAVGDSFQMDWQIHRPTERMRIVLMVSKFGHCLNDLLFRARTGALPVEIAAVVSNHTDFAELVGSYDIPFHHIPVTRENKSQAEAELLDLVRASDVELVVLARYMQVLSDDLCKQLSGRIINIHHSFLPSFKGAKPYHQAHARGVKLIGATAHYVTADLDEGPIIEQEVERVGHEVTPEQLVAIGRDVECQALARAVKWHSEHRVLLNGRRTVVFA; from the coding sequence ATGAACGCCGCCCCAGTCTCCGCTGCCGAGCAGTACGTCCTCACCCTCTCCTGCCCCGACAAGCAGGGGATCGTGCACGCCGTCTCGTCGTACCTCTTCATGACGGGCTGCAACATCGAGGACAGCCAGCAGTTCGGCGACCACGACACGGGCCTGTTCTTCATGCGCGTCCACTTCTCCGCGGAGAGCCCGGTGACCGTGGAGAAGCTGCGCGCCAGCTTCGCCGCGGTCGGCGACTCCTTCCAGATGGACTGGCAGATCCACCGCCCCACGGAGCGGATGCGGATCGTGCTGATGGTGTCGAAGTTCGGGCACTGCCTGAACGACCTGCTCTTCCGCGCCCGGACGGGGGCGCTGCCGGTCGAGATCGCGGCCGTCGTGTCCAACCACACGGACTTCGCCGAGCTCGTCGGCTCGTACGACATCCCCTTCCACCACATCCCGGTGACGAGGGAGAACAAGTCACAGGCCGAGGCGGAGCTGCTCGATCTTGTACGGGCGTCCGACGTCGAGCTGGTCGTCCTGGCCCGCTACATGCAGGTCCTCTCGGACGACCTGTGCAAGCAGCTGTCGGGCCGGATCATCAACATCCACCACTCCTTCCTCCCCTCCTTCAAGGGCGCCAAGCCCTACCACCAGGCGCACGCCCGCGGAGTGAAGCTGATCGGCGCGACGGCCCACTACGTGACGGCCGACCTCGACGAGGGCCCGATCATCGAGCAGGAGGTCGAGCGCGTCGGCCACGAGGTGACGCCGGAGCAGCTGGTCGCGATCGGCCGCGACGTGGAGTGCCAGGCGCTGGCCCGAGCGGTGAAGTGGCACAGCGAGCACCGCGTGCTCCTGAACGGGCGTCGGACGGTCGTGTTCGCGTAG
- a CDS encoding zf-HC2 domain-containing protein — MHNPPSSLNPLNPRIPPMRSSIEDTGRPLPELNLPATPPPALEHKVLKSLLGAWALSACSADEAAAVELHLGGCGPCADEALRLRDAVGLLHQEESLDLDPGLRSRVLAGCLDKRAPRIPVPDWAAPYDAETARLDALLKDFGDGEWHAPVRLKWYEDDVPVDRRTTVAGVIAHLLTVDGLVALALGLDDPLGKLPLTERDPQVRTETYWRASRFPPTRAVRIPWREQSHTLVRTVSFAGGGSAQLTVPYGEFELPLRDSLLDRAFECWVHAGDIADAVDYPYQPPAPRHLNKMIDLAARMLPSALAERRRSGLATPPRRLVAAGAPGRTLRLEVEGLGGGEWLIALDSPGAATSSEHEVAHVALDGVEFCKLAAGHVPPLDAAAGQDGDREAIRDVLSAAASLSRM; from the coding sequence CTGCACAACCCGCCGAGCTCCCTGAACCCGCTCAACCCCCGTATACCGCCCATGCGTTCCTCGATAGAGGACACCGGCAGGCCCCTGCCCGAGCTCAACCTGCCCGCCACCCCGCCTCCCGCGCTCGAGCACAAGGTGCTCAAGTCCCTGCTCGGCGCCTGGGCCCTGTCCGCCTGCTCCGCCGACGAGGCCGCCGCCGTCGAGCTGCACCTCGGCGGCTGTGGCCCCTGCGCGGACGAGGCCCTGCGGCTGCGGGACGCGGTCGGTCTGCTGCACCAGGAGGAGAGCCTCGACCTCGACCCGGGCCTGCGCTCCCGCGTCCTCGCCGGCTGCCTCGACAAGCGCGCCCCGCGCATACCCGTGCCGGACTGGGCGGCTCCGTACGACGCCGAGACCGCCCGCCTTGACGCCCTCCTGAAGGACTTCGGGGACGGCGAGTGGCACGCCCCGGTGCGGCTGAAGTGGTACGAGGACGACGTCCCGGTCGACCGGCGCACCACCGTGGCCGGAGTGATCGCGCACCTCCTGACCGTCGACGGCCTGGTCGCGCTCGCCCTCGGCCTGGACGACCCGCTCGGCAAACTGCCCCTCACCGAGCGGGACCCGCAGGTGCGCACCGAGACGTACTGGCGCGCCTCCCGCTTCCCGCCCACCCGCGCCGTCCGGATCCCCTGGCGCGAGCAGAGCCACACGCTCGTGCGGACCGTGTCCTTCGCGGGCGGCGGGTCGGCCCAACTGACGGTCCCGTACGGCGAGTTCGAGCTGCCTTTGCGCGACTCGCTGCTCGACCGCGCCTTCGAGTGCTGGGTCCACGCGGGCGACATCGCGGACGCGGTGGACTACCCGTACCAGCCACCCGCGCCCCGCCACCTGAACAAGATGATCGACCTCGCCGCGCGGATGCTCCCCTCGGCCCTCGCCGAACGCCGCCGCTCGGGCCTCGCGACCCCGCCCCGCCGCCTGGTCGCGGCCGGCGCGCCGGGGCGGACGCTCCGCCTGGAAGTCGAGGGTCTGGGCGGCGGCGAGTGGCTGATCGCGCTCGACTCACCGGGCGCGGCGACCTCCTCGGAACACGAAGTCGCCCATGTCGCCCTGGACGGCGTCGAGTTCTGCAAGCTGGCCGCGGGCCACGTCCCGCCGCTGGACGCGGCGGCCGGGCAGGACGGCGACCGGGAGGCAATCCGGGACGTGCTTTCGGCTGCGGCTTCGCTTAGCCGGATGTAG
- a CDS encoding RNA polymerase sigma factor, with translation MAKDTPPRWDRKMQQRLARGEAAALGELYDRFASLVHSLAHRVLGDDEAADRLTRDVFAHVWENPESYEPKQGSMRSWVAGVTHRLAVQRLRQAETEALAESGEGTTEDMERRVRRASAAARADYIVTSMPAPLRAALELAYFQRRDYRQTAADLGVTEDEARRRLRLGLQLLSTANDQRPATAPPSGYGRAR, from the coding sequence ATGGCGAAGGACACACCACCTCGCTGGGACCGGAAGATGCAGCAGCGCCTCGCCCGCGGGGAGGCCGCCGCGCTCGGCGAGCTGTACGACCGCTTTGCCTCGCTCGTGCACAGCCTGGCCCATCGCGTCCTCGGGGACGACGAGGCGGCCGACCGTCTCACCCGGGACGTCTTCGCGCACGTCTGGGAGAACCCCGAGTCGTACGAACCCAAGCAGGGCTCGATGCGTTCCTGGGTCGCCGGAGTCACCCATCGCCTGGCCGTGCAGCGCCTGCGCCAGGCCGAGACCGAGGCGCTCGCCGAGAGCGGGGAGGGGACGACCGAGGACATGGAGCGCAGGGTGCGCCGCGCCTCCGCCGCCGCCCGCGCGGACTACATCGTGACGTCGATGCCCGCACCCCTGCGTGCCGCCCTCGAACTCGCGTACTTCCAGCGCCGGGACTACCGCCAGACCGCCGCCGACCTCGGCGTCACGGAGGACGAGGCGCGGCGCCGGCTCCGCCTCGGACTGCAGCTCCTGTCCACGGCCAACGACCAGCGCCCGGCCACCGCACCGCCGTCGGGCTACGGGAGAGCTCGGTGA
- a CDS encoding STAS domain-containing protein, giving the protein MTLKVTEGEQGGWAVIHVCGEMDLVSSPALRQRVHDAVADGRHSLVLDLSQVLFCDSSGVGVLIATRRLMRSCQGRLRLILPAQGAEDGSHVNRVLAALGVRRLFEVYPDVDAALDEGAAPLSA; this is encoded by the coding sequence GTGACGCTCAAGGTGACCGAGGGCGAACAGGGCGGCTGGGCCGTCATCCATGTCTGCGGCGAGATGGACCTGGTGAGCTCACCGGCACTGCGTCAGCGCGTCCACGACGCGGTGGCGGACGGCCGCCACAGCCTGGTCCTCGACCTCTCCCAGGTCCTCTTCTGCGACTCCAGCGGCGTCGGCGTCCTCATCGCCACCCGCCGCCTGATGCGCTCCTGCCAGGGCCGCCTCCGCCTGATCCTGCCGGCGCAGGGCGCGGAGGACGGCTCCCACGTGAACCGCGTCCTCGCGGCCCTCGGCGTACGCCGCCTCTTCGAGGTGTACCCGGACGTGGACGCTGCGTTGGACGAGGGGGCGGCGCCGCTTTCGGCTTGA